From a region of the Dissulfurirhabdus thermomarina genome:
- a CDS encoding TatD family hydrolase encodes METDAADLVDTHAHLDMPPLREAVDEVLDRAARAGVRQVVAVGTDPDSSRAALDLARRHPGVYAAVGVHPHDAARLDEAAMERLAALCREEKVVAVGEIGLDFYRNRAPAELQASALRRQLALALEAGLPVILHARAADEALCAILAETAGPGLRGVVHCFTGAPETAERLVELGLHVSFTGIVTFPGAEAVREAVRAVPPDRLLVETDAPYLAPVPHRGRPNEPAFVVHVARRVGELKGMTFEEVAACTSANARALFGLPHP; translated from the coding sequence ATGGAAACGGACGCCGCGGACCTCGTGGACACCCACGCCCACCTCGACATGCCGCCCCTTCGGGAGGCGGTGGACGAGGTGCTCGACCGGGCCGCCCGGGCGGGGGTCCGCCAGGTCGTGGCCGTGGGCACCGACCCGGACAGCTCCCGGGCGGCCCTGGACCTCGCCCGCCGCCACCCCGGCGTTTACGCCGCCGTGGGCGTCCACCCCCACGACGCCGCCCGGCTCGACGAGGCCGCCATGGAACGCCTCGCCGCGCTCTGCCGGGAGGAAAAGGTCGTGGCCGTGGGCGAGATCGGCCTCGATTTCTACCGGAACCGGGCGCCGGCGGAGCTTCAGGCCTCGGCCCTGCGCCGCCAGCTGGCCCTGGCCCTGGAGGCGGGGCTCCCCGTGATCCTCCACGCCCGGGCGGCGGACGAGGCCCTCTGCGCCATCCTCGCGGAGACGGCGGGCCCGGGCCTCCGGGGCGTGGTCCACTGCTTCACCGGGGCCCCGGAGACGGCGGAACGGCTCGTGGAGCTGGGCCTCCACGTCTCCTTCACCGGGATCGTCACCTTCCCCGGGGCCGAGGCGGTGCGGGAGGCGGTCCGGGCCGTCCCCCCGGACCGGCTGCTGGTGGAGACGGATGCCCCCTACCTCGCACCCGTGCCCCATCGCGGCCGGCCCAACGAGCCCGCCTTCGTCGTCCACGTGGCCCGCCGCGTGGGCGAGTTGAAGGGCATGACCTTCGAAGAGGTGGCCGCGTGCACCAGCGCCAACGCCCGGGCCCTTTTCGGGCTGCCACACCCCTGA
- a CDS encoding magnesium transporter CorA family protein, with the protein MERSPEFGPGCWVNLVAPTPEELARVQEDLGILPEFLRYPLDEEETSRVEREEDQLLIIVKIPDPRHEDDYVRYETIPLGIVLTDDAMVTVCLKETQLIEGLTQTPRLRPPMLSNKTRFIFQVFLRIAYEYLRHLRFIDRLTNEYEEQLHRSVRNKELIKLLNLEKSLVYFNTSLRANDLVMARLQSGRYITIGEEDEDILEDALTENQQAIEMAKIYSDILSGMMDAYASVISNNLNIVMKFLTSVTIVLMLPNLVASIYGMNVQLPFQHSPHAFAMTMGFSFVLSGIVVYVFIKKKMF; encoded by the coding sequence ATGGAACGGAGCCCGGAGTTCGGGCCCGGCTGCTGGGTCAACCTCGTGGCTCCCACCCCGGAGGAACTGGCCCGGGTGCAGGAGGACCTCGGTATTCTTCCCGAGTTCCTGAGGTATCCCCTCGACGAGGAGGAGACCTCCCGGGTGGAGCGGGAGGAAGACCAGCTCCTCATCATCGTCAAGATCCCCGATCCCCGGCACGAGGACGACTACGTCCGCTACGAGACCATCCCCCTCGGCATCGTCCTCACCGATGACGCCATGGTCACGGTGTGCCTCAAGGAGACCCAGCTCATCGAGGGGCTCACCCAGACGCCGCGCCTGCGGCCGCCCATGCTGTCCAACAAGACCCGGTTCATCTTCCAGGTCTTTCTCCGGATCGCCTACGAGTATCTCCGCCACCTCCGCTTCATCGACCGGCTGACCAACGAGTACGAGGAGCAGCTCCACCGCTCGGTCCGCAACAAGGAGCTCATCAAGCTCCTCAACCTCGAAAAGAGCCTGGTCTACTTCAACACGAGCCTCCGGGCCAACGACCTCGTCATGGCGCGGCTCCAGAGCGGGCGCTACATCACCATCGGCGAGGAGGACGAGGACATCCTCGAGGACGCCCTCACCGAGAACCAGCAGGCCATCGAGATGGCCAAGATCTACAGCGACATCCTCTCCGGCATGATGGACGCCTACGCCTCGGTGATCTCCAACAACCTGAACATCGTGATGAAATTCCTCACCTCGGTGACCATCGTCCTCATGCTGCCGAACCTCGTGGCCAGCATCTACGGCATGAACGTGCAGCTGCCCTTCCAGCATTCCCCCCACGCCTTCGCCATGACCATGGGGTTCTCCTTCGTGCTCTCGGGCATCGTGGTCTACGTCTTCATCAAGAAGAAGATGTTCTGA